AAGTGGATTTGTTGGTCAATTTGGTACTATTACAGCAATGAATAATATTGGAGTTACAGGAATAAAATTATATTTTGGAATATTATTGCTTCATTTTATACTTCCTGCTATAATTACACTAGCTATTGCTAAAGTGATGAGAAAAAAAGGCTGGATAAAAGATGGAGATTTAAAATTAGATTTATAAAAAATGAAAAGAGGAAAAGAAAATGGAGTTAAATAAGATAGAAAAAGCTTTTGAAACAATATTAGAAGGAATTGGAGAGGATAAAAATAGAGAGGGATTAAAGGAAACTCCTAAAAGAGTTGCATTAAGTTATAGTGAGCTTTTCTCTGGAATTAATCAAAATCCAAAAGAACCTTTATTAAGAACTTTTTCAGTAGATAAAAATGATTTGATTATGGAAAAAGGAATAGATTTTTATTCTATGTGTGAGCACCATTTTCTTCCTTTTTTTGGAACAATTGATGTCGCTTATATTCCTAATGGAAAGATAGTAGGTTTTGGAGATATTATTAAAACTATAGAAATACTTTCTAAAAGACCACAAATACAGGAAAGACTTGGAAGTGAATTAGCAGATATCATCTATGAAACTCTTAATTGTCAAGGTGTAATGATTATTATCAAAGCTAAACATCTTTGTATGACTATGAGAGGAGCTAAAAAAGAAAATAGTCAAATAATAACTACTGCTTATAGGGGAAGTTTTGAAAAAGATAACACTTTAAGGATAGAGGTATTAAATTTATTAAAGTAATGGTGATATAATGGATAAAATATATATAAATAATTTAGAATTTATTGGATTTCATGGAGTATTTCCTGAAGAAAAAAAATTAGGGCAAAAATTTTTAGTCTCTTTAGTACTTACTGTTGATACTAGAGAAGCTGGAAAAACTGGAGATTTAACAAAATCAGTTCACTATGGTTTAGTAGCTCAAGATGTGGAAAAATTATTTTTAGAAAAAAGTATTGATCTAATAGAAACTTGTGCTGAAAATATAGCTGAAATGGTTCTAAAAAAATATGAATTAGTTAAAGAAGTTAAAGTTACTGTAAAAAAACCTTGGGCACCTTTACAAATGCATTTTGAAAATGTAGCTGTAGAAATTGAAAGAAAATGGCATAAAATTTATCTTTCATTAGGAAGTAATATGGGAGATAAAAGAAAAAATCTTTTAAAAGCCATTGAACTTATTGGAAAATTAGAAAATACTGAAGTTATTAAAACGAGTACTATTCTTGAAACTGAACCTTTTGGTTATTTGGAACAAGATAACTTTTTAAATGCTTGTCTAGAAGTAAAAACTTTAATGACAGCTCAAGAGTTTTTAAAATCAATATTAAAAATAGAATTAGATATGGGAAGAGTTAGAGAGATAAAATGGGGTCCTAGAATAATTGATATTGATATCCTTTTCTACGACAATGAAATTATAGGTGAAGATAACTTATCTGTTCCTCATCCATGGATATGTGAAAGAGAATTTGTTTTAGATCCTCTTT
This genomic window from uncultured Fusobacterium sp. contains:
- the folE gene encoding GTP cyclohydrolase I FolE, with translation MELNKIEKAFETILEGIGEDKNREGLKETPKRVALSYSELFSGINQNPKEPLLRTFSVDKNDLIMEKGIDFYSMCEHHFLPFFGTIDVAYIPNGKIVGFGDIIKTIEILSKRPQIQERLGSELADIIYETLNCQGVMIIIKAKHLCMTMRGAKKENSQIITTAYRGSFEKDNTLRIEVLNLLK
- the folK gene encoding 2-amino-4-hydroxy-6-hydroxymethyldihydropteridine diphosphokinase, coding for MDKIYINNLEFIGFHGVFPEEKKLGQKFLVSLVLTVDTREAGKTGDLTKSVHYGLVAQDVEKLFLEKSIDLIETCAENIAEMVLKKYELVKEVKVTVKKPWAPLQMHFENVAVEIERKWHKIYLSLGSNMGDKRKNLLKAIELIGKLENTEVIKTSTILETEPFGYLEQDNFLNACLEVKTLMTAQEFLKSILKIELDMGRVREIKWGPRIIDIDILFYDNEIIGEDNLSVPHPWICEREFVLDPLSEIAPNYIHPLEKKTISMLARKLKEVEK